In one window of Streptomyces sp. FXJ1.172 DNA:
- a CDS encoding LysR family transcriptional regulator produces the protein MAEWDIRKLQILRTLRERGTVTATAEALHMTPSAVSQQLTNLSRQLGVPLLQAHGRRVRLTDAARLVLAHTEAVFEQLERAEAALAAYTGGEAGEVRVGAFPTSVPALVVPAVRALRATHPGVTVRVREAEAAEAYDLLTASEVDLALSLAAEAPSAADPRITQVPLLADPLDLALPPDHPLAAAPALTLTDLAAEPWIFGGSGPWSDITRRACEAAGFSPHQGHSASGWTAILAMVEAGMGVALIPRTAATRRDGVVMRDLGPAAPVRHVTAAVRRGGETGRAVARVLDALRNAARSCATGSPAPCAGQTAPR, from the coding sequence ATGGCCGAGTGGGACATCCGGAAGCTGCAGATCCTGCGCACCCTGCGCGAGCGGGGGACGGTGACCGCGACGGCCGAGGCCCTGCACATGACCCCGTCCGCGGTCTCCCAGCAGCTCACCAACCTCTCCCGGCAGCTCGGCGTCCCCCTGCTCCAGGCCCACGGCCGCCGGGTGCGCCTCACCGACGCGGCCCGCCTGGTACTGGCCCACACGGAGGCGGTCTTCGAGCAACTGGAGCGCGCGGAGGCCGCGTTGGCGGCCTACACCGGGGGAGAGGCGGGAGAGGTCCGGGTGGGCGCCTTCCCCACCTCGGTCCCCGCCCTGGTCGTACCGGCCGTACGGGCGCTGCGGGCCACCCACCCCGGGGTGACCGTCCGCGTACGGGAGGCGGAAGCGGCCGAGGCGTACGACCTGCTGACCGCCTCGGAGGTCGACCTCGCCCTGTCCCTGGCCGCCGAGGCCCCGAGCGCGGCCGACCCCCGCATCACCCAAGTCCCGCTCCTGGCCGACCCGTTGGACCTCGCCCTGCCCCCGGACCACCCGTTGGCGGCGGCCCCCGCCCTGACCCTGACCGACCTGGCGGCCGAGCCCTGGATCTTCGGCGGCAGCGGCCCCTGGTCGGACATCACCCGCCGCGCCTGCGAGGCGGCCGGCTTCAGCCCCCACCAGGGCCACTCGGCCTCCGGCTGGACCGCCATCCTCGCCATGGTGGAGGCCGGCATGGGCGTGGCCCTGATCCCGAGAACGGCCGCGACCCGCCGCGACGGCGTCGTGATGCGCGACCTCGGCCCCGCCGCCCCGGTCCGTCATGTGACGGCGGCGGTCCGCAGGGGCGGGGAGACGGGGCGGGCGGTGGCCCGGGTACTGGATGCTCTCCGGAATGCGGCGAGATCCTGCGCGACCGGGTCCCCGGCGCCCTGCGCCGGGCAGACCGCGCCCCGCTGA
- the pepN gene encoding aminopeptidase N, translating into MPGTNLTREEAQQRAKLLTVDSYEIDLDLSGAQEGGTYRSVTTVRFDVAENGSTSFIDLVAPAVHEVTLNGDALEPGEVFEDSRITLPGLLEGRNVLRVVADCAYTNTGEGLHRFVDPVDEQAYLYTQFEVPDARRVFASFEQPDLKATFRFTVTAPEGWTVISNSPTPEPKDNVWAFEPTPRISTYVTALIVGPYHSVHSVYEKDGQSVPLGIYCRPSLAEFLDSDAIFEVTRQGFDWFQEKFDYAYPFAKYDQLFVPEFNAGAMENAGAVTIRDQYVFRSKVTDAAYEVRAETILHELAHMWFGDLVTMEWWNDLWLNESFATYTSIACQAAAPGSRWPHSWTTFANSMKTWAYRQDQLPSTHPIMADIRDLDDVLVNFDGITYAKGASVLKQLVAYVGEDEFFKGVQAYFKRHAYGNTRLSELLGALEETSGRDLKTWSKKWLETAGINVLRPELATDADGVITSFAVRQEAPALPAGAKGEPVLRPHRIAIGLYDLDAASGKLVRTERIELDVDGELTAVPQLSGRRRPAVVLLNDDDLSYAKVRLDEQSLAFVTEHLGDFDSSLPRALCWASAWDMTRDAELAARDYLSLVLSGIGKESDIGVVQSLHRQVKLAIDLYADPAAREALLTRWTDATLAHLRAAEPGGDHQLAWARAFAATARTPEQLDLLEGLLEGSHTIEGLAVDTELRWAFVERLAAVGRFDEPEIAAEYERDRTAAGERHAATARAARPTPEAKAEAWASVIDSDKLPNAVQEAVIAGFVQTDQRELLEPYTDRYFEAVKGVWDSRSHEIAQQIAIGLYPSVQVFEETLAKTDTWLSAAGPNAALRRLVSESRAGVERALRAQAADAAAE; encoded by the coding sequence GTGCCTGGCACAAACCTGACTCGCGAAGAGGCACAGCAGCGGGCGAAGCTGCTCACCGTTGACTCGTACGAGATCGATCTCGACCTCTCCGGCGCGCAGGAGGGCGGTACCTACCGGTCCGTGACCACGGTGCGCTTCGACGTCGCCGAAAACGGCTCCACGTCCTTCATCGACCTGGTCGCGCCGGCCGTCCACGAGGTGACCCTGAACGGCGACGCGCTCGAACCCGGCGAGGTCTTCGAGGACTCGCGGATCACGCTGCCGGGGCTGCTGGAGGGCCGCAACGTCCTGCGGGTCGTCGCCGACTGCGCGTACACCAACACCGGCGAGGGCCTGCACCGCTTCGTGGACCCCGTCGACGAGCAGGCGTACCTGTACACCCAGTTCGAGGTGCCGGACGCCCGCCGGGTCTTCGCCTCCTTCGAGCAGCCCGACCTGAAGGCCACCTTCCGGTTCACCGTGACGGCGCCCGAGGGCTGGACCGTCATCTCGAACTCGCCGACGCCGGAGCCGAAGGACAACGTCTGGGCCTTCGAGCCGACCCCGCGCATCTCGACGTACGTCACCGCGCTGATCGTCGGCCCGTACCACTCCGTGCACAGCGTGTACGAGAAGGACGGGCAGTCCGTGCCGCTCGGCATCTACTGCCGCCCGTCGCTCGCCGAGTTCCTCGACTCGGACGCGATCTTCGAGGTGACCCGGCAGGGCTTCGACTGGTTCCAGGAGAAGTTCGACTACGCCTACCCGTTCGCGAAGTACGACCAGCTGTTCGTGCCCGAGTTCAACGCGGGCGCGATGGAGAACGCGGGCGCCGTCACCATCCGCGACCAGTACGTCTTCCGGTCCAAGGTGACCGACGCGGCGTACGAGGTCCGGGCCGAGACGATCCTGCACGAGCTGGCCCACATGTGGTTCGGCGACCTGGTCACCATGGAGTGGTGGAACGACCTGTGGCTGAACGAGTCGTTCGCCACCTACACCTCCATCGCCTGCCAGGCCGCCGCCCCCGGCTCGCGCTGGCCGCACTCGTGGACCACGTTCGCCAACTCGATGAAGACCTGGGCGTACCGGCAGGACCAGCTGCCCTCCACGCACCCGATCATGGCGGACATCCGCGACCTGGACGACGTGCTCGTCAACTTCGACGGCATCACGTACGCCAAGGGCGCGAGCGTGCTCAAGCAGCTCGTCGCGTACGTCGGCGAGGACGAGTTCTTCAAGGGCGTACAGGCCTACTTCAAGCGGCACGCGTACGGCAACACGCGCCTGTCCGAGCTGCTCGGCGCCCTGGAGGAGACCTCCGGGCGCGACCTGAAGACCTGGTCGAAGAAGTGGCTGGAGACGGCCGGCATCAACGTCCTGCGCCCGGAGCTCGCCACCGACGCCGACGGAGTCATCACCTCCTTCGCGGTCCGCCAGGAGGCCCCGGCGCTGCCCGCCGGCGCCAAGGGCGAGCCGGTCCTGCGCCCACACCGCATCGCCATCGGCCTGTACGACCTCGACGCCGCGAGCGGCAAGCTGGTGCGCACCGAGCGGATCGAACTGGACGTCGACGGCGAGCTGACGGCCGTACCCCAGCTGAGCGGCAGGCGCCGCCCGGCGGTCGTCCTGCTCAACGACGACGACCTGTCGTACGCCAAGGTCCGCCTGGACGAGCAGTCGCTGGCGTTCGTCACCGAGCACCTCGGCGACTTCGACTCCTCCCTCCCGCGCGCGCTGTGCTGGGCGTCGGCCTGGGACATGACGCGGGACGCCGAACTGGCCGCCCGCGACTACCTGTCCCTCGTCCTGTCCGGCATCGGCAAGGAGTCCGACATCGGTGTCGTGCAGTCGCTGCACCGCCAGGTCAAGCTCGCCATCGACCTGTACGCCGACCCGGCCGCCCGCGAGGCCCTGCTGACCCGCTGGACGGACGCCACGCTGGCCCACCTGCGCGCGGCGGAGCCGGGCGGCGACCACCAGCTGGCCTGGGCCCGCGCCTTCGCGGCGACGGCCCGCACCCCGGAGCAGCTGGACCTGCTGGAAGGCCTGCTGGAGGGCTCCCACACCATCGAGGGCCTGGCCGTGGACACCGAGCTGCGCTGGGCGTTCGTGGAACGGCTGGCGGCGGTCGGCCGCTTCGACGAGCCGGAGATCGCGGCCGAGTACGAGCGGGACAGGACCGCGGCCGGTGAGCGGCACGCGGCCACCGCCCGCGCGGCCCGCCCGACACCGGAGGCCAAGGCGGAGGCCTGGGCGTCGGTGATCGACTCCGACAAGCTGCCCAACGCCGTGCAGGAGGCCGTGATCGCCGGCTTCGTGCAGACCGACCAGCGCGAGCTGCTGGAGCCGTACACGGACCGGTACTTCGAGGCCGTCAAGGGCGTCTGGGACTCCCGTTCGCACGAGATCGCCCAGCAGATCGCCATCGGCCTGTACCCGTCGGTCCAGGTCTTCGAGGAGACCCTGGCCAAGACGGACACCTGGCTCTCCGCGGCCGGCCCGAACGCGGCCCTGCGCCGCCTCGTCTCGGAGTCCCGCGCGGGCGTCGAGAGGGCCCTCAGGGCCCAGGCCGCGGACGCGGCGGCCGAGTAG
- a CDS encoding aspartate-semialdehyde dehydrogenase, which translates to MRVGIVGATGQVGTVMRRILAERNFPVTELRLFASARSAGTVLDGVTVEDAASADYTGLDIVLFSAGGATSRALAEKVASQGAVVIDNSSAWRKDPEVPLVVSEVNPHAIADRPKGIIANPNCTTMAAMPVLKPLHEEAGLQALVVATYQAVSGSGLAGVAELHGQAQKVVADADKLTHDGAAVDFPEPQVYKRPIAFNVLPLAGSIVDDGLNETDEEQKLRNESRKILEIPALKVSGTCVRVPVFSGHSLQVNARFARPLSPERATELLAKAPGVALSDIPTPLQAAGQDPSYVGRIRRDETVDNGLALFVSNDNLRKGAALNAVQIAELVAAELSAK; encoded by the coding sequence GTGAGGGTCGGAATCGTCGGAGCCACCGGTCAGGTCGGCACGGTCATGCGCAGGATCCTCGCGGAGCGGAACTTCCCGGTGACGGAGCTGCGCCTGTTCGCCTCGGCGCGCTCGGCGGGCACCGTGCTGGACGGCGTGACGGTGGAGGACGCGGCGAGCGCCGACTACACCGGCCTGGACATCGTGCTCTTCTCCGCGGGCGGCGCGACCTCCAGGGCACTCGCCGAGAAGGTCGCCTCCCAGGGCGCCGTCGTGATCGACAACTCCTCGGCCTGGCGCAAGGACCCCGAGGTCCCGCTGGTCGTCTCCGAAGTGAACCCGCACGCGATCGCCGACCGCCCCAAGGGCATCATCGCCAACCCGAACTGCACCACGATGGCCGCGATGCCGGTCCTGAAGCCGCTGCACGAGGAGGCAGGCCTCCAGGCGCTGGTCGTCGCCACCTACCAGGCGGTGTCCGGCTCGGGCCTCGCGGGCGTGGCCGAGCTGCACGGCCAGGCGCAGAAGGTCGTCGCCGACGCCGACAAGCTCACCCATGACGGCGCGGCGGTCGACTTCCCCGAGCCGCAGGTCTACAAGCGGCCGATCGCCTTCAACGTGCTCCCGCTGGCGGGTTCGATCGTCGACGACGGTCTGAACGAGACCGACGAGGAGCAGAAGCTGCGCAACGAGTCCCGCAAGATCCTGGAGATCCCCGCCCTGAAGGTCTCCGGCACCTGTGTCCGTGTCCCGGTCTTCTCCGGCCACTCCCTCCAGGTCAACGCCCGCTTCGCCCGCCCGCTCTCCCCCGAGCGCGCCACCGAGCTGCTCGCGAAGGCCCCGGGCGTCGCCCTCTCCGACATCCCGACCCCGCTGCAGGCGGCCGGCCAGGACCCGTCGTACGTCGGCCGCATCCGCCGCGACGAGACGGTGGACAACGGCCTCGCACTGTTCGTCTCCAACGACAACCTCCGCAAGGGCGCCGCGCTGAACGCGGTCCAGATCGCGGAGCTGGTGGCGGCCGAGCTGTCCGCGAAGTAG
- a CDS encoding CGNR zinc finger domain-containing protein — translation MSTARDPRPLTGEPLALDLLNTRWNREGVTQDLLDGPEGLAVWLESNGLAGRHRADEPVLRHLREAREALAAAVHTSPRQAAPLVDAVLAHGRIRARLTADGPAEEAEFTDPAWGPAWLAARNYLELLERAPERIRACAGGGCVLHFFDTSRNGTRRWCSMAACGNRAKASRHYARSKEG, via the coding sequence ATGTCCACCGCCCGCGATCCCCGCCCGCTCACCGGCGAGCCCCTCGCCCTCGACCTGCTGAACACCCGCTGGAACCGGGAGGGCGTGACCCAGGACCTGCTCGACGGCCCCGAGGGGCTGGCGGTGTGGCTGGAGAGCAACGGGCTCGCCGGGCGGCACCGCGCCGACGAGCCCGTACTGCGCCATCTGCGCGAGGCCCGGGAGGCGCTCGCGGCCGCCGTGCACACCTCGCCCCGGCAGGCGGCGCCGCTCGTGGACGCCGTACTCGCCCACGGGCGCATCCGGGCCAGGCTGACCGCCGACGGCCCCGCCGAGGAGGCCGAGTTCACCGACCCGGCCTGGGGCCCGGCCTGGCTCGCCGCACGCAACTACCTGGAGCTGCTGGAGCGCGCCCCGGAGCGGATCCGCGCCTGCGCCGGCGGCGGCTGCGTCCTGCACTTCTTCGACACGTCCCGCAACGGCACCCGCCGCTGGTGCTCGATGGCCGCGTGCGGCAACCGGGCCAAGGCGTCCCGGCATTACGCACGCTCGAAGGAAGGCTGA
- a CDS encoding VOC family protein, protein MTPRIAHTGLNVTDLDRSLAFYRDVLGFALLVEGKEGDQRWAMLGEAGGAPLVTLWQQAQGAYDSGRPGLHHLAFTVDSAERVREYEAALREYGAKFAHEGVVAHREGGTSGGIFFHDPDGIRLEISAPLGPDGAPAPHDSAPTCGFF, encoded by the coding sequence ATGACCCCGCGCATCGCGCACACCGGCCTGAACGTCACCGACCTAGACCGCTCGCTCGCCTTCTACCGGGACGTCCTCGGCTTCGCCCTGCTCGTGGAGGGCAAGGAGGGCGACCAGCGCTGGGCGATGCTGGGGGAGGCCGGCGGCGCCCCGCTCGTCACCCTCTGGCAGCAGGCGCAGGGTGCGTACGACAGCGGCAGGCCCGGACTGCACCACCTCGCCTTCACCGTGGACTCGGCCGAGCGGGTCCGGGAGTACGAGGCCGCGCTGCGGGAGTACGGCGCGAAGTTCGCCCACGAGGGCGTCGTCGCCCACCGGGAGGGCGGCACCTCGGGCGGGATCTTCTTCCACGACCCGGACGGCATCCGGCTGGAGATCTCGGCCCCGCTCGGCCCCGACGGCGCCCCCGCCCCGCACGACTCGGCCCCGACCTGCGGTTTCTTCTAG
- a CDS encoding pyridoxamine 5'-phosphate oxidase family protein encodes MGTYHAGSLAVQELMGVRERAEHVGRSLGQDIKPIAAVFLQAQPLLVVGAADPGTGRVWASALTGSPGFVRATGPRQMSVATDTGPGARPEGARGRLRHAATAARARPAPPDPRPGHGMGDPLATALGTPGTAIGTIALDPRTRRRMRLNGRLRPTAGGFAVEADQVFSNCPKYIQRRQSYETLAGRTPGSPRRLTELGAAEAEFIRSADTFFLATVHGAGADVSHRGGNPGFVRVTSPRELTWSDYPGNAMFRTLGNLRTDPRAGLLLLDWESGDTLQLTGEARAEFGADGSRTVRFTLLEARSTPAALPLRWSAPEYSPANPDS; translated from the coding sequence ATGGGCACCTATCACGCGGGTTCGCTCGCCGTGCAGGAACTGATGGGCGTACGCGAGCGCGCCGAGCACGTCGGCCGCTCCCTCGGCCAGGACATCAAGCCGATCGCGGCGGTCTTCCTTCAGGCGCAGCCCCTGCTGGTCGTCGGCGCGGCGGACCCGGGGACGGGGAGGGTGTGGGCTTCGGCCCTCACGGGCAGCCCGGGTTTCGTCCGGGCCACCGGGCCCCGGCAGATGTCGGTCGCCACCGATACCGGGCCGGGCGCCCGGCCCGAAGGGGCGCGGGGCCGCCTCCGGCATGCGGCCACCGCCGCGCGGGCGCGACCAGCCCCGCCCGACCCGCGGCCCGGCCACGGCATGGGCGACCCGCTCGCGACGGCCCTCGGCACCCCCGGCACCGCGATCGGCACCATCGCCCTGGACCCCCGCACCCGCCGCCGCATGCGCCTCAACGGCCGGCTGCGGCCGACGGCAGGCGGCTTTGCCGTGGAGGCGGACCAGGTGTTCTCCAACTGCCCCAAGTACATCCAGCGCAGACAGTCCTACGAGACGCTCGCCGGCCGTACGCCCGGCAGCCCCCGACGGCTCACCGAACTCGGCGCGGCGGAAGCGGAGTTCATCCGGTCGGCCGACACCTTCTTCCTCGCCACGGTGCACGGCGCGGGCGCCGACGTGAGTCACCGCGGCGGCAACCCCGGCTTCGTGCGGGTCACGTCACCGCGCGAGCTGACCTGGTCCGACTACCCCGGCAACGCCATGTTCCGCACGCTCGGCAACCTGCGCACCGACCCGCGCGCCGGGCTGCTCCTCCTCGACTGGGAGAGCGGCGACACCCTCCAGCTCACCGGCGAGGCGCGCGCCGAGTTCGGCGCCGACGGCTCCCGCACCGTCCGCTTCACCCTGCTCGAGGCCCGCTCGACCCCGGCCGCGCTGCCCCTGCGCTGGTCCGCTCCGGAGTACTCACCGGCCAATCCGGACAGCTAA
- a CDS encoding NUDIX hydrolase, translating to MRENLRVAAYAVCVREGQLLLARSPGPDGTPEWVLPGGGMEHGEDPYDTVRREVTEETGYRIRVTGLLGVDSFRRTGRPRVGRRTDQQALRIIYEGEVVGGDLRYEVGGSTDFAAWHPLEAVSGLVRVRLVDTALGLWRERPADGHPAPARYPGR from the coding sequence ATGCGCGAGAACTTGAGGGTGGCGGCCTACGCCGTGTGCGTCCGCGAGGGACAGCTGCTGCTCGCCCGCTCCCCGGGCCCCGACGGCACTCCTGAGTGGGTGCTGCCGGGCGGCGGCATGGAGCACGGCGAGGACCCGTACGACACCGTCCGCCGTGAGGTCACCGAGGAGACCGGCTACCGGATCCGGGTGACCGGCCTCCTCGGCGTCGACTCCTTCCGGCGGACCGGCCGCCCGCGCGTCGGCCGCCGCACGGACCAGCAGGCGCTGCGGATCATCTACGAGGGGGAGGTCGTCGGCGGCGACCTGCGCTACGAGGTCGGCGGATCCACCGACTTCGCCGCCTGGCATCCGCTCGAGGCGGTGTCCGGACTCGTCCGGGTGCGGCTCGTCGACACGGCGCTGGGGCTGTGGCGCGAGCGGCCCGCGGACGGCCACCCGGCGCCTGCCCGATACCCCGGCAGATGA
- a CDS encoding TIGR03767 family metallophosphoesterase, whose product MSRIRSVATSALGVNRRTVLAAAGAVSLSAGVGYALRPTDSEAVTDAQAPVADSRQAAGTALAPYTKGTTLASVAAPRNSSGYQRLGDGPGWARVVRGELATPKSGRAGRRTTLAAFVQLTDLHLQDVQHPLRGEFLRSNSVHAWRPHEALTVQGAISLVERVNALKGAPVTGAPLHFVMTTGDNTDNNAHSELEWFMKVMSGGRITPNTGDPRHYEGVQNSGLQLYWQPESTARDHDKQLGFPHLTGFLAAAIREVRSPGLALPWYSTVGNHDSLLLGCYGVHGDPWLAEAAIGGKKLMSVPAADAKKLQDAIHNATDPHGAGYRDLLKAHARSMRSVTPDEKRVLYTPADYLKAHLDPAYQGHGPVGHGYSSANLDAGTQYYAFRISDDVIGISLDTTDPGGMPNGSVGTAQLTWLDKTLKDNKDSYAVVFSHHTSTTMDNTRPDPAHPGDRRVGGAAVISVLSSHANVLAWVNGHVHENVITPHKAASGGRSFWEISTASHVDYPHLARIIELADNKDGTISLFTTLIESAAPHRTDFADLSQTGLAALYRELAYNAPGASKALAGGAGARNTELVLKKG is encoded by the coding sequence ATGTCGCGCATACGCTCTGTCGCCACCTCCGCTCTGGGGGTCAACCGCCGTACCGTCCTCGCCGCCGCCGGAGCGGTCTCGCTCTCCGCGGGCGTCGGCTACGCCCTGCGTCCCACCGACAGCGAGGCCGTCACCGACGCCCAGGCGCCGGTCGCCGACTCCCGGCAGGCCGCCGGGACCGCTCTCGCCCCCTACACCAAGGGCACCACCCTCGCCTCCGTCGCCGCGCCCCGGAACAGCTCCGGCTACCAGCGCCTCGGCGACGGCCCCGGCTGGGCCCGGGTCGTGCGCGGCGAGCTGGCCACGCCCAAGTCCGGGCGGGCGGGCCGCCGTACCACCCTCGCCGCGTTCGTCCAGCTCACCGACCTGCACCTGCAGGACGTCCAGCACCCGCTGCGCGGGGAGTTCCTGCGCTCCAACTCCGTGCACGCCTGGCGCCCGCACGAGGCGCTGACCGTGCAGGGCGCCATCTCGCTCGTCGAGCGGGTCAACGCGCTCAAGGGCGCCCCCGTCACCGGTGCCCCGCTGCACTTCGTCATGACCACCGGCGACAACACCGACAACAACGCCCACTCCGAACTGGAGTGGTTCATGAAGGTGATGAGCGGCGGCCGCATCACCCCCAACACCGGGGACCCCCGGCACTACGAGGGTGTGCAGAACAGTGGCCTGCAGCTGTACTGGCAGCCGGAGTCCACCGCCCGCGACCACGACAAGCAGCTCGGCTTCCCGCACCTGACCGGCTTCCTGGCCGCCGCCATTCGCGAGGTGCGCAGCCCCGGCCTGGCCCTGCCCTGGTACTCCACCGTCGGCAACCACGACAGCCTCCTGCTCGGCTGCTACGGCGTCCACGGCGACCCCTGGCTCGCCGAGGCGGCCATCGGCGGCAAGAAGCTGATGAGCGTCCCGGCCGCCGACGCCAAGAAGCTCCAGGACGCCATCCACAACGCCACGGATCCGCACGGCGCCGGCTACCGCGACCTGCTCAAGGCGCACGCCCGCTCGATGCGTTCGGTCACCCCGGACGAGAAGCGGGTCCTCTACACCCCGGCCGACTACCTCAAGGCCCACCTCGACCCGGCCTACCAGGGCCACGGCCCGGTAGGCCACGGCTACTCCTCGGCGAACCTGGACGCGGGCACCCAGTACTACGCCTTCCGCATCTCCGACGACGTCATCGGCATCAGCCTCGACACCACCGACCCGGGCGGCATGCCCAACGGCTCCGTCGGCACCGCCCAGCTGACGTGGCTGGACAAGACGCTGAAGGACAACAAGGACTCCTACGCCGTCGTCTTCAGCCACCACACCAGCACGACGATGGACAACACCCGCCCCGACCCGGCCCACCCCGGCGACAGACGCGTCGGCGGCGCCGCGGTGATCTCGGTGCTGTCCTCGCACGCCAACGTGCTGGCCTGGGTGAACGGCCACGTCCACGAGAACGTCATCACCCCGCACAAGGCGGCCTCCGGCGGCCGCTCCTTCTGGGAGATCTCCACCGCCTCCCACGTCGACTACCCCCACCTCGCCCGGATCATCGAGCTGGCCGACAACAAGGACGGCACGATCTCCCTGTTCACCACGCTGATCGAGTCCGCCGCCCCGCACCGCACCGACTTCGCCGACCTCTCCCAGACCGGCCTCGCCGCCCTGTACCGCGAGCTGGCCTACAACGCGCCCGGCGCCAGCAAGGCCCTGGCGGGCGGCGCGGGCGCCCGGAACACGGAGCTGGTACTGAAGAAGGGTTGA
- a CDS encoding serine hydrolase domain-containing protein: MRVRTTLVGATALLVSAALAAPAALAAQGGGHPATRKAVEAAVAAGVPGVTATAEDGHGTWSTTAGVGDLRTGRPRSAADRYRIASITKTFVATVLLQLEAEHRISLDDTVDKWLPGVVHGNGHDGRHITVRQLLNHTSGIYNYLADTGFQRTYFTVDGFSKHRYDTVGARDLVAIAMRHKPDFAPGTSWNYSNTNYLLAGMVIEKVTGHSYAAEITRRIIRPLHLTATSLPGTKVTLPWPSSRAYSKFTDPSGPTYDVTTLSPSIASSAGEMISDSADLDRFYGALLGGRLLAHQQLKEMKTTVDTRIAPNVRYGLGLMDTRLTCGVHVWGHTGGIHGSASEAATTEDGRHSVAVNFNGDWTGETAPVLKGEFC; encoded by the coding sequence ATGCGCGTACGTACGACCCTGGTGGGCGCCACCGCCCTGCTCGTCTCGGCGGCCCTGGCGGCTCCGGCAGCACTCGCCGCGCAGGGCGGCGGGCACCCGGCCACCCGCAAGGCCGTCGAGGCGGCGGTCGCGGCCGGGGTGCCCGGCGTCACCGCCACCGCGGAGGACGGCCACGGCACCTGGTCCACCACGGCAGGCGTGGGCGACCTGCGCACGGGCAGGCCGCGCTCGGCGGCCGACCGCTACCGCATCGCCAGCATCACCAAGACCTTCGTCGCCACCGTCCTGCTCCAGCTGGAGGCGGAGCACCGGATCTCCCTGGACGACACGGTGGACAAGTGGCTGCCGGGCGTCGTCCACGGCAACGGCCACGACGGCCGGCACATCACTGTCCGCCAGCTGCTGAACCACACCAGCGGCATCTACAACTACCTCGCCGACACCGGCTTCCAGCGCACGTACTTCACCGTGGACGGCTTCTCGAAGCACCGCTACGACACGGTCGGCGCGCGCGACCTGGTGGCGATCGCGATGCGGCACAAGCCCGACTTCGCGCCGGGCACCTCCTGGAACTACTCGAACACCAACTACCTGCTCGCCGGAATGGTGATCGAGAAGGTCACCGGCCACTCCTATGCCGCCGAGATCACCCGCCGCATCATCCGGCCGCTGCATCTGACGGCGACCTCGCTGCCGGGCACGAAGGTCACCCTCCCGTGGCCGAGCAGCCGGGCGTACTCGAAGTTCACCGACCCGAGCGGCCCCACGTACGACGTGACGACGCTCAGCCCGTCCATCGCCTCCTCCGCCGGCGAGATGATCTCGGACTCCGCCGACCTGGACCGCTTCTACGGCGCCCTGCTCGGCGGACGGCTCCTCGCGCACCAGCAGCTGAAGGAGATGAAGACCACGGTCGACACCCGGATCGCACCCAACGTCCGCTATGGGCTCGGACTCATGGACACCCGGCTGACCTGCGGGGTCCACGTCTGGGGCCACACGGGCGGCATCCACGGCTCGGCGTCCGAGGCGGCGACGACCGAGGACGGCCGGCACTCCGTGGCGGTCAACTTCAACGGCGACTGGACCGGGGAGACGGCGCCCGTCCTCAAAGGGGAATTCTGTTAG